A stretch of DNA from Thiothrix subterranea:
GCTGGATCAAATCACCGTGGATTACTACGGTTCGGACGTTCCCTTAAGCCAAGTGGCAAATATCGGCACGGAAGATGCGCGTACCTTGAAAGTCACGCCGTGGGAAAAGCCAATGGCGGCGAAAATCGAAAAAGCGATCTTGACCTCCAATTTGGGTTTAAACCCGTCTAGCGATGGCAATGTGATTCGCGTGCCGTTGCCTGCCCTGACCGAAGAGCGTCGCCGCGATTTGGTGAAAGTGGTGAAAGGTGAGGCCGAAGGTGCGCGGGTCGCTATTCGTAATATTCGCCGCGATGCTAACTCTGATTTCAAGGCACTGCTCAAGGAAAAAGAGATTTCCGAAGATGAAGAGCGCCGTGCGGCAGAGGAAATCCAGAAGCTGACTGACCATTT
This window harbors:
- the frr gene encoding ribosome recycling factor: MIADIKKDAEQRMHKSIDALRNDLAKIRTGRAHPSLLDQITVDYYGSDVPLSQVANIGTEDARTLKVTPWEKPMAAKIEKAILTSNLGLNPSSDGNVIRVPLPALTEERRRDLVKVVKGEAEGARVAIRNIRRDANSDFKALLKEKEISEDEERRAAEEIQKLTDHFIKEVETVLETKEKELMVV